From a single Leptidea sinapis chromosome 1, ilLepSina1.1, whole genome shotgun sequence genomic region:
- the LOC126969683 gene encoding carbohydrate sulfotransferase 11, with translation MIYNLMKRIRPRIQINAIYCLRCAAKTITFLFWATLYVVVMKMTILKNSENTPAKDWSVTPDNYTKWLLHGPVLGEAEEEVTHDEWKEPDNATLMELENRALRVQETCHRHSLQTQPINSKEFFVDHAHNLVWCNIFKAASSSWLYKFNIMGGYDKKFLARSRYAPLTLARRKFPRPTEEELRDSIDTPGVISFLIVREPFVRLLSAYRDKLEHISPPFYRKLAQTIVAKHREAATKALGTIKSSGPTFYEFVAYLVARHKTNMLNFNEHWAPYYQFCSPCALNFSVIAKVETLSRDSAFVIQQLGLGHLLGRRVKDRRTRLRTVMNKSRDGKNTSALLKYYFGQIDKTMLKDLLQIYGIDFEMFGYDSNVYSHYVR, from the exons ATGATATACAATCTAATGAAAAGGATTCGGCCTCGGATacaaataaatgccatttattgTTTAAGATGTGCTGCGAAGACGATTACGTTCTTATTCTGGGCGACTCTGTATGTTGTCGTCATGAAAATGACGATACTCAAGAACAGCGAAAACACCCCAGCCAAGGATTGGTCTGTTACTCCTGACAACTACACTAAGTGGCTG ctACACGGCCCAGTACTGGGTGAAGCTGAAGAAGAAGTGACACACGACGAATGGAAGGAACCCGACAATGCCACTCTTATGGAACTCGAGAATCGTGCTTTAAGAGTTCAAGAAACATGCCACCGGCATTCACTTCAAACACAACCGATAAATAGTAAAGAGTTCTTTGTTGATCACGCACACAATCTTGTCTGGTGCAATATATTTAAAGCCGCTAGTTCGTCATGGTTGTACAAGTTTAATATCATGG GTGGATACGATAAGAAATTCTTGGCAAGAAGTAGGTACGCTCCATTGACGCTGGCGAGAAGAAAGTTTCCTAGGCCAACTGAAGAAGAGCTTCGAGATAGTATTGATACTCCGGGCGTTATATCATTTTTGATTGTTCGAGAACCTTTTGTGAGACTGTTATCAGCATACAGAGATAAACTGGAGCACATTTCTCCacctttttatagaaaattagcTCAAACAATCGTTGCCAAACACAGAGAGGCAGCTACCAAAGCATTAGGTACAATAAAAAGTTCTGGACCAACATTTTATGAATTCGTAGCGTACTTAGTCGCAAGACATAAGACAAATATGCTTAATTTCAACGAGCACTGGGCACCGTACTATCAATTTTGCTCACCGTGCGCTCTCAACTTCAGCGTTATCGCTAAAGTAGAAACATTGTCAAGAGATTCAGCGTTTGTGATTCAACAGTTAGGCCTCGGACACCTGTTGGGGCGCCGGGTCAAGGATCGTAGAACTCGGCTAAGGACAGTAATGAACAAATCGCGAGACGGGAAAAACACATCTGCATTACTAAAATATTACTTTGGACAAATTGATAAAACTATGCTTAAagatttattacaaatttatggTATCGACTTTGAGATGTTTGGTTACGATTCTAATGTTTATAGCCACTATGTAAGataa